In Setaria viridis chromosome 5, Setaria_viridis_v4.0, whole genome shotgun sequence, the genomic stretch CCATTTGTGTGGACTGAACTTTGGTTGATTTATCACTATGTCATCATCAAAGTACATATCGGCACTACCATTTGTATCTCTTGCTATTATTATTCCTCCCGCTAGATATATATTCCCTCCCTGTGGTGCATGCCCCACGTCACAGCTTCCAAACAGCAACCGGGGAGAGAGGGCAGCAAATCTCTATGGTTGAAGGGATTtaaaatgttaaaaaaaatccgCAGGGGCATATCTACCTGGACTAATTagccacgtccttccaaagtatCCCTCAGTGTGTTACCATAGAGAACTAAGAGAATAATGGCGTCCAAGTTCGCATTCGCTGCTCTGCTTCTGCTTGTGGTTGTGGGTGGCGAGCTTGGACATGCCGTGCCACTCAGGCGTGGTTTGGGTCTTGGTTGGATGAACGGCGTGAATGGAGGATCACCTGGTGGCATGCAGCCATCAGAGACTAAGCTTCAAGCAGCGGTTGGTAAGATCTGATCACTTATAGTTCAGGTCGCTTACTTGTGCTGCAACACCATTTTAAAATTTTGAGTTCACTATTCAGAGGTTCTCAGTGAAATTCTTCTATTGTTTTTCTCGTTTAttgtttgacaaaaaaaaagtttaagaAACACCACGTGAAAACAGGTGATGATAAGTGTGCTCATCACGCAAAAAATTAAAATCAAATTACTGCCACACGTGCATGATCTGCAAACTTTCCACGATCAGAACGAGCAAAGGAGAGTAACATCTACAGTTTGATGTTTTTCGATTGATGcaggaaagaaaggaaacatTTACACGAGTTCAGAGGAAGCAAAGTTCGTGAGCCCTGTGCCAGCATTCGTGCGTTCACCTCTCGTTCCACCGTCCTAATCTAGGGACCACCTAGAGTGTTGCAACCTGAAACTATGCAATGTGAACCGGCGTCATCAGGATATCTGAAGGCCTATGATAAGAATCCTGCTTAGACGTAAATATAATTATAAATAACAGGGCTCAGATGTACGCTGGATAGATAGTTCATCAAGAATGAGAACAACTCTGTATCTTTGCATTAAGAGAAAGGGAAAGTATTTGTAGTTTGGATGTACCATGGTCGTTACAGGTTACCGCTCATTATCTGATATCATCATGTATGAGCAGAGCATGTTCAATAAATAGTTCTCCAATTTGCGTCCGTACTAAATGGTGTAATTTCACCAGCAGCCAACCTAGCTAGATGATATAAAAAAACTTGAAGAATTCGTGACCCcatcataagaaaaaaaaaagtaaacgaGCACAACATGAATTCAACATTTGGCACATTTTGACCAATCTTGTGTTTATATCCTTTCAACCAAATCTTGATGATAAGGAAGACCCCTTCCATATCTATGATATGTTGCAATACAGGTTTTCAGTAGACATAGAATGGCAAATTGTGCTCAAAATGACAATTCATCTCCATCTTCATAGATGAACTTATATTGACAAATAATATGCATTACATTTATAGACTATAAGTAGATTTTGAAAAGGTATAAAGTTGTACGGAAATTCCTTCAGAAAGGAGCCAATGGGAAGTGTGCCAGAGCTATACATCAAAAACAGAGAATGGGAGTGGAGCACTTTCGACTACAAATAAATTCCTTGATAAATATAACATTTTAGTTTGTGACAATTTGTTTAGAATACCTGCATATATTGCCAAATACACAGTTGTTTCTTTGTGATCTTATTTCTTGCCAGGCAAATGTATTTACATGAAATTTTATTATATAGTATGTTTCTGTACAACTCGATCCTTGCCACTGATCGTGAGATGGACGCCTCTAACTGCAGTCTAACACAGAGAATTGTTCATCCTAATGCAGTGTTCGTCCTCTGCATTAGCTCCTATGCAGATGATCTTGATCCATCAACCTCACAGCGTGTCCCCTGAACTCCTGATACCGTTGTTCTCTACCTGTCTATCACACTAGTATACAAGAACGGATAAGATTgatgaaagaaataaaaagaagatAAATCCATACAGATGATGCGCACACCCCAATCCATAACAAATTTAGATGTTGACGCAAATTTAGGACCAATACACGATAGCAGTAGAGCCCTCAAGGTAGTCCCACAGGCAGCGCTCTCCGCACTTGTCTTCTTCACAAGCATTTgctctcctcttctcctcctccctctcctcttctccaccggcactcccctcctccccctctctgcgccaccgccgccccctccccctactgcccctcctcttccccctctgcttgcccctcactggcagtgaggagcggaaGCAGGACGATAGCGGGTGGCAGCAGGTGGGCCGGCGGCACGGAGCGGAGCGGTGCCGGTGGAGCGGGACGGGCGCGGGTGGGCAGCGCACGGgggaggcagaggcggaggcTTCAtgtcccttcgtgttctcgcgatcaccttcgagttctaggttTCGCAattgccctcacctacaaatcaaccacttgggtaagcCCTTGGTGGACTGCCGAGCTTATAAATtcaacagttggcgcgccaggtaggggtgattgtgagatcctccccaacgagctcgatggcatcccgctcCGGCGTTGTTTTTCCCGaaagcatgaaggacttccttgcCAACCCGATCCAGATTCGTTTCGGGACAATGCCAGCAGATTCCGATCCGTCCGCTTCTTTCGTCGACtcggcctccaccaccagctcgGCTTCCGTCGAATCTGCTCCAACAGGACaagttctccacccaaggatcatcACGATGCTTGCCCAGCGGGTCgtcaatctctctctctctccgagaggGTTTCAGATCTACTTGCTGTTGCTCACCCACCCATGCTCTCTGACCTGATCCTGGGGCTAAATCACATCAGCAgcactattgctgagtgcatagatctATCTAAGGCGACGGTACGTTCAACAAGGTCGGTGCAGGGTTCGTCCCGCGTCTCTTTTGGTCTGCAGAACTCGGCTGCCATGTACTCCGCCAAACTCGACCAAGCTTTctagatccaatctggagacccaccTGAACCCACCCAGTTTCCGGACTGTGGTGAATTCCAGGTGCCCCGCATCGTCCTGACGCTAAATCCCTACGGAAGCGAcgatgagagcaactcctccacgCCCGATCATGAAGCTTTCACTTATGAGCCATCCCGAGATGGCGAAACGGAATCTCAGCAAGAAGACTGTAATGCCAGGAACCAGAACCGCGTGGCATGacgccaacaggagcaagccaaTGCCTAGCAGCAACCTGTTGCTATTGCAACGGCAACAGGCGACCagcgccaaccaccgcgcaaCGACCGCGACAACGCCGACTAGGGTGGCGCTCAGGACAGACGTAGGCACCCTGTACACACCTGCAATCTACTAGCCGACCTTGAGGAGGCTGGCCACAACGTCTTCACtacaccccaggccaacctgggggcttTGTTCGCCGACCTGGAAAATCTTCCAGAGTCAGACCAAATCTGGCAGATCTAGGCACAACACCAAGTCGCCAACGCCCAAATCGGATAGCAAGCCAACAATCGGGCCGCACACTGTCGGTCCACAGCTACCCGGCACTCTCGGAGCTGATCCGGGCATAGCAGATCTGACCACaaagaagaggtggagcaaaACGCCAACCCACTCATCAATGACAACACCAACAACGACTGTTAGCGCGACAACAACGACAACCGCCGCCACGGTGGTAGAGGCGATGATGGGGACCGCGGCCGACAAGGTCGGCAACGTGATCTCCGTGATGAGTTGCGCAATCTTTGCCACGTCCACCCTGACCTCAACAACCGCCACAACGAGTGTGATGAGAATGAGCTCTGCCGCCACGCCGAGTACGACCGCGACTACGGCGCCCATATACCCAACCGCGATAAAGAGCGCGAGGACCGCCATCACTAGGAAGACGAGATGCGCCGCCGCGCCAACTACGACCCCGTGTACGGCGCCCCTGAAGATGCTTACAACCCACCCAGGCATGATAACGGCGGACGCCCCAGGGCTCCACCCATCCAGTActacctcgacgacgacgacgacatggcGATCGATGGCTTTAGCGCCTTCACTCCACACCTCAGGGCTGTCAATTGGTTGGCCACATTCAAGCCggccatcaatgaaaagtatgatggtcgctccgaccccaccatctggctTAAGATGTACAACACCACGGTGAAAGCCGCCaatggcacctacgaccagatggccgcctacttcTCGATGGTGTTGGGTCCCTCTCCGCTCCTATGGCTGGAGAATCTCCCTCCGAGCAAttggggtcagctcgctagaACTTTCACTCAGAATTACCAAGCTACCTATAATAGACCTGGCAACACGGAGAAACTTGACCAAGTTCACCAGAGGATAGGCGAAACCATCTGGAAGTACGCCAACCATTTCTTTGAGAATCGCAACAGACTGCCCGGTGTTGAAGACCGTGACATCATCATGTACTTTCGTTCCGGCCTGATGAACCATACAATGTTCTACAAGATGTACGAGGTTACCCCCAAGATGGTCGGGCAGATGATAGAAGTTGTCAACAAGCAAGCAGACATTGAGGAGGTGGCGAAAGTTCAGTTCCAGAACGTCAAGCACCGCCCGGCCGAGGACTACGATCAGCTGATCCATGACGAACCCCAAGCACGTCCGGAGTCCCGACTTCGAAAAAGGGCCTCTGAGGTCCTCGCTGCTGAAGGCAAACCTGCTAAGCCAAACACCCTCAACGCTCTGTGCCACTTCCACAACGATGCACGTCATAATCTTCGACACTGCGCAGccctcaagaaagagcttggCGCCCTGGTGGAGTACAAGCGACCCCACCGCAACGACTACCATTGGGACAACAACAAGCGCGACTACTGCTATCGTGACGATCGCTACAACGATGACCGTGACCGCCGCTATGACGACCGCAATGACCGTCACCGCGATGACCGCGATGATCGTGACAACTGTAGGCGCGACAATCACGAAAACCAGTACCAAAAGGAGTGCCGTGACCAGCCACAGCTAGACGCCCAATGGCCCAATGCTGACTAGAATGGGGACTTCCAGCGACCGGAGTGGCAAGTCAACATCATCATGGGCGGCCCCAATGCTTTCTATAGCAACCGCAAGTAGAAGCAGTGTGACAAGAGGTGCACTTCATCTCCATACAACTGGTTTAGTATCTGCGCTGATCGGAGCAatccataaccttctccaggcaaGATCATTGGGTCCACATCCTAGATCCCAGGTCCTACCCGTTGGTGGTATACCCTACCATAGACCGGGCCCTACTCCCCAAGGTGTTGATCGACGGCGGCAACAGCCTCAATatcatcttcaccgagaccttgaagcgcatggacttcGACCTCAAACGGCTCCAGCCCTGTGAAgaacctttctacggcattgtccccggcaaagggtcctaccgtattggccgagttgttttgctagtcacctttggcacacaGGCCAACTACCGCATGGAGtacctcacatttgaggtggcgaacttcaagacttcctaccatgctATCCTTGGCAGGCCCATGTTGGCGAGGTTCATGGTGATCCCACACCACACCTACCTTGTCCTCAAGATGTTGGCTCCAAACGGAGTCCTCTCCATCTACGGTGACGTCGATACATTATACAAGTGCGACACCGAGGCAGTCCAGCTTGCAGAAACCCTGGAATACTCAGcaaaggccaccgccatggtaGCCGAGGTCCAGAAGGTGGACAAGGAATGTCTCACGATCACAGAGATGGAGCCGACGCCCACAGCACTGCAACCCGACCACAGGGTCAAGAAGATCTACCTCGGCCTATAAGACTCGACCAAGACGGCCCTCATAGGGGCCGACCTCTCggagaaataggaactcgcgctcaccagtttcctccggGAAAACTCGAACATATTCACGTGGAAGTCATCcgatatgcccggtgtccccagggagctggctgagcactccttggacttgagcaacaCTGCACGGCTGGTCAAGCAAAAGCTCCGCCACTTCGCCCAGGATCGCAAGGACGCCATTAGGATAGAAttaaataagctcttagctgccGGATTCATCCGTGTATGTAAGCCTTTGGGCTTACTACTGGAAACTCAACCCGGGCAAGTGCGTCTTTAGTGTCCCATCTGGAAAACTTCTAGGCTTCATGGTTAGCCAGCGCGGCATCAAGGCCAACCCCGTCATAATGGATGCAATTAGAAATAGGGCGAAGCTGTCTAACAAGAAGGACGTCATGAAGCTTACTGGCATGACGGCGGCTCTCAGCTACTTCATTagcaaacttggagaaaaaggtcTGCCCTACTTCAAGC encodes the following:
- the LOC117856317 gene encoding uncharacterized protein, whose translation is MEYLTFEVANFKTSYHAILGRPMLARFMVIPHHTYLVLKMLAPNGVLSIYGDVDTLYKCDTEAVQLAETLEYSAKATAMVAEVQKVDKECLTITEMEPTPTALQPDHRVKKIYLGL